Proteins from one Oscillatoria nigro-viridis PCC 7112 genomic window:
- a CDS encoding ribbon-helix-helix domain-containing protein, whose product MNTLPPNNVSPAKSPRVAFYPPPEIKEKLEKLASIERRSISQMALLLVEEGLERAQKEGKFNESKDD is encoded by the coding sequence GTGAACACGCTACCCCCAAACAATGTGAGTCCTGCAAAATCTCCCAGAGTTGCCTTTTACCCGCCGCCCGAAATTAAGGAGAAGTTAGAGAAGCTGGCGAGTATTGAGCGTCGTTCGATTTCCCAAATGGCATTACTTTTGGTGGAAGAAGGACTCGAAAGAGCGCAGAAGGAAGGCAAGTTTAATGAATCCAAAGACGATTGA
- a CDS encoding type II toxin-antitoxin system RelE family toxin, protein MNVEFKKSFEKDLLKILDADLLQRIQEAIEEVENAEKLNEVSNVKKIKGDTDYYRLRVGDYRIGIKVNDGVVYFVRILHRKEIYRYFP, encoded by the coding sequence ATGAATGTGGAGTTTAAAAAGAGCTTTGAAAAGGATTTACTCAAGATTCTTGATGCCGACTTGTTGCAAAGAATTCAGGAAGCGATAGAAGAAGTGGAGAACGCCGAAAAATTAAATGAAGTCAGCAATGTTAAAAAAATAAAAGGTGATACAGACTACTATCGCCTGAGAGTGGGTGATTACCGAATCGGTATTAAAGTTAATGATGGCGTAGTCTATTTCGTCAGGATACTCCACCGCAAAGAGATTTACAGATACTTTCCGTAA
- the aspS gene encoding aspartate--tRNA ligase, whose product MRTYYCGELRSEHIGETVTLYGWVDRRRDHGGVIFLDVRDRSGIVQIVSDPERTPDSYHGAEALRSEYVVKITGRVTSRPEDSLNPKLPTGEVEIYADEIELLNAVRKQLPFQVATAENESVREDLRLKYRYLDLRRDRMSRNLQLRHQVVKAMRRHLEDVGGFIEVETPILTRSTPEGARDYLVPSRVNLGAWYALPQSPQLFKQLLMVSGVDRYYQIARCFRDEDLRADRQPEFTQLDMEMSFMSLEEVIELNEGLVSQIFQSVKGVELPRPFPRLTYAEAMDRYGSDKPDTRFGMELVDVSDLMKDSGFKVFSGAVAAGGIVKVLPIPGGNDAISNVRIKPGGDLFKEASEAGAKGLAYIRVRDNGEIDTIGAIKDNLTEAQKQELLDRTGAQSGHLLLFAAADATTVNKTLDRLRLFVGNELGSIDKDKMNLLWVTDFPMFEWNADEKRLEALHHPFTAPHPDDINDLKTARAQAYDLVLNGTEVGGGSLRIYQREVQEKVFEAIGLSTEEAYNKFGFLLDAFEYGTPPHGGIAYGLDRLVMLLAGEESIRDVIAFPKTQQAGCLLTNAPAGVDEKQLKELQVRSTYTPKS is encoded by the coding sequence ATGAGAACTTACTACTGCGGCGAACTGCGAAGCGAACACATCGGAGAGACTGTCACCCTTTATGGCTGGGTGGATCGCCGCCGCGATCATGGGGGGGTCATTTTTCTGGATGTGCGCGATCGATCGGGTATCGTGCAAATTGTCAGCGATCCTGAACGCACCCCCGATTCCTATCACGGGGCTGAGGCTTTACGCAGCGAATACGTGGTTAAAATTACTGGGCGAGTCACCAGCCGCCCCGAAGATTCCCTCAACCCGAAATTGCCTACGGGTGAAGTAGAAATTTATGCTGACGAAATTGAGTTGTTAAATGCGGTTCGCAAACAGTTACCGTTTCAGGTGGCGACGGCGGAAAATGAAAGCGTCCGGGAAGATTTGCGGCTGAAATATCGCTATTTGGACTTGCGGCGCGATCGCATGAGTCGCAATTTGCAGCTTCGCCACCAAGTTGTGAAAGCTATGCGCCGCCACCTGGAAGATGTGGGAGGTTTTATTGAAGTTGAAACACCGATTTTAACGCGATCGACTCCTGAAGGTGCGAGAGATTATTTAGTGCCCAGCCGCGTCAATTTGGGCGCATGGTACGCTTTGCCGCAGTCGCCGCAGTTGTTCAAACAATTGTTAATGGTTTCCGGTGTGGACAGATATTATCAAATTGCCCGCTGCTTCCGCGATGAAGATTTGCGCGCCGACAGACAGCCGGAATTCACGCAATTAGACATGGAAATGAGTTTCATGTCTTTAGAAGAAGTTATCGAATTAAACGAAGGTTTAGTCTCCCAGATTTTCCAAAGTGTCAAAGGCGTAGAATTGCCCCGTCCTTTTCCGCGCTTGACTTACGCAGAAGCGATGGATCGCTACGGTAGCGACAAACCGGATACTCGCTTCGGTATGGAATTAGTCGATGTTTCCGATTTGATGAAAGATTCGGGATTTAAGGTATTTTCCGGGGCCGTTGCTGCGGGCGGAATTGTGAAAGTTTTGCCGATTCCGGGCGGGAATGATGCGATTTCTAACGTGCGGATTAAACCGGGCGGCGATTTGTTTAAGGAAGCCAGCGAAGCGGGTGCGAAGGGATTGGCTTACATTCGGGTGCGGGATAACGGCGAAATTGATACGATCGGCGCTATTAAGGATAATTTGACGGAAGCGCAAAAACAGGAATTGCTCGATCGCACCGGCGCGCAATCAGGTCATTTGTTGTTATTTGCAGCGGCCGACGCCACAACTGTCAATAAGACTTTAGATAGATTGCGTTTGTTTGTCGGTAACGAATTGGGATCGATCGACAAAGACAAGATGAATCTGCTGTGGGTGACAGATTTCCCGATGTTTGAATGGAACGCTGACGAGAAGCGTTTGGAAGCATTGCACCACCCGTTTACTGCGCCGCATCCCGACGATATTAACGATTTGAAAACTGCGAGAGCTCAAGCTTACGATTTGGTGTTAAACGGTACAGAAGTTGGCGGCGGTTCTCTGCGGATTTACCAGCGGGAAGTTCAGGAAAAGGTGTTTGAGGCGATCGGCTTATCGACTGAGGAAGCTTACAATAAGTTTGGCTTTTTGTTGGATGCGTTTGAGTATGGAACTCCGCCCCACGGAGGCATTGCTTACGGCTTGGATCGGTTGGTGATGCTGTTGGCTGGTGAGGAATCGATTCGCGATGTGATTGCGTTTCCGAAGACGCAGCAGGCGGGTTGTTTGCTGACGAATGCGCCGGCTGGGGTGGATGAGAAGCAGTTGAAGGAGTTGCAAGTGCGATCGACTTATACGCCTAAGTCATAA
- a CDS encoding ribbon-helix-helix domain-containing protein, with product MSTLKYHGMHSESTREGESDTVEVKKRYNRAVKAQITALPAKLPRIVVYLPEELKADLERLAKSHYRPVSNMVLTLIQEAVDEAKSEGRIQSDDRSQQQKSDSNEQD from the coding sequence GTGTCTACTCTAAAGTATCACGGTATGCACTCCGAGTCAACTCGTGAGGGTGAAAGTGATACTGTAGAGGTCAAAAAAAGGTACAATAGGGCAGTAAAAGCACAAATAACAGCCTTGCCCGCAAAACTCCCCAGAATAGTTGTATATCTTCCAGAAGAACTTAAAGCAGACCTAGAGCGGTTAGCCAAATCGCATTATCGGCCGGTCTCGAATATGGTGTTGACATTAATTCAAGAAGCAGTAGATGAGGCTAAATCTGAGGGGAGAATTCAAAGCGACGATCGATCGCAGCAACAGAAAAGCGACAGCAACGAACAAGACTGA
- a CDS encoding response regulator, which translates to MPHKTPSITQITPFDLKKLEECSEESVYAPGHIQPHGIVLLMQENSLNILQASENVEQFFGISAEELLGKPLPGLLGHGRVQEIVRHLNQEQLTIHNIFDLKIPLKDGKDQIFRSTLHQLQDALILELEPQLTIENNHSIDFYQRLQTVILNFRSAIGLSDLAQTIAREFKAMTGFDRVMVYRFEADEHGVVIAEEKESYLESYLGLHYPAIDIPVPARKLFYRNSVRQIPNINYTPARLIPSNHPLTDKPQDLSACVLRGVSPYHIEYLQNMGVAGTLTISLIDDRRLWGLIACHHYSPRLIDYETRKSCEFLGQFASIELVHQQERELNVYRARAKTIQDQLQQAFRQDSNFIEQVLTENSSQLLDLVHARGAAILLDGRLTLVGQTPSEAEVGELVQWLLQQNKERVFATASLSQLYPQAKQFKERASGVLAISILLCYAKQKSYHILWFRPEQIQTINWAGNPQDAVSIDEIGKMHLCPRKSFELWQETVREMSYPWQIAELEAAAEMRHILMLSVLEFSQAALEHAAERAAIANRAKSQFLANMSHELRTPLNAILGFTQLMNRSPYIPEEFQEHLGIITRSGEHLLTLIDDVLQMSRIEAGQLVLSKSCFNLHRLLGSINEMFTIKAPEKGLHLSSEWDATVPRYVCGDQAKLRQILINLLGNALKFTTTGSIALRGRAFSSDDMPSGTIRDRATNPPDIKPTITLCLEVEDTGPGISPSDLESIFDAFMQTNRGRHDRGTGLGLSISREFARLMSGDITVRSTLNRGSTFTCQVVLELPESLDLEEPEISDRIIGLAPGQAIYRILVAEDVPENRQLLVTLLESVGFDVCAVENGAEAIDRWQTWHPDLILMDIQMPVMDGYEATRQIRSQESLVISHESSADNSGQMSQDNRQITRIIALTAYAFEDDRIASLQVGCDDYIAKPFTEDTLFDKIAHHLGVRYCYAEKFGPDSSASPPKIFTPDLKTMPAKWIAEVHEAALDLSDNKLYELIAQIPKEKQDFIAAMTSLVDNFQLEAIATLTQI; encoded by the coding sequence ATGCCTCACAAAACACCCAGTATTACCCAAATTACTCCTTTCGATTTAAAAAAATTAGAGGAATGCAGTGAAGAATCAGTGTATGCTCCCGGTCATATTCAGCCACACGGAATCGTTTTATTGATGCAAGAAAATAGCCTCAATATTTTACAAGCCAGTGAAAATGTAGAACAGTTTTTTGGGATTTCGGCAGAAGAATTGCTAGGTAAGCCATTGCCAGGTTTATTGGGTCACGGTCGAGTACAAGAAATTGTCAGGCATCTCAATCAAGAACAACTCACTATTCATAATATTTTCGATCTAAAAATACCTCTAAAAGACGGCAAAGATCAAATATTTAGAAGCACACTGCATCAGCTACAAGATGCGTTGATTCTGGAACTAGAACCCCAATTGACTATTGAAAATAATCATTCAATCGATTTTTATCAGCGTCTGCAAACAGTTATCCTCAACTTTCGCAGCGCGATCGGTCTTTCTGATTTAGCTCAAACCATTGCTAGAGAATTCAAAGCCATGACCGGGTTCGATCGCGTGATGGTCTATCGCTTTGAAGCCGATGAGCATGGGGTGGTGATTGCAGAAGAGAAAGAAAGCTATCTAGAAAGCTATCTGGGATTGCATTACCCGGCGATCGATATTCCCGTACCCGCCCGTAAATTGTTTTACCGCAACTCGGTGCGCCAAATTCCCAATATCAATTACACCCCGGCCCGCCTAATTCCCAGCAACCATCCCCTAACCGATAAACCCCAGGATCTAAGTGCTTGTGTGTTGAGGGGAGTATCTCCCTACCACATTGAATATTTGCAGAATATGGGAGTGGCTGGGACGCTGACGATTTCGTTAATTGACGATCGGCGCCTCTGGGGATTAATTGCCTGTCACCATTACAGCCCGCGATTGATAGATTACGAAACTCGCAAAAGCTGTGAATTTTTAGGACAATTTGCCTCGATCGAACTGGTGCACCAGCAAGAGCGAGAATTGAATGTTTACCGAGCCAGGGCGAAAACTATTCAGGATCAACTTCAGCAGGCATTCCGGCAAGATTCTAATTTTATAGAACAGGTATTGACCGAAAATTCTTCTCAATTGCTAGATTTAGTTCATGCTCGGGGAGCTGCAATTCTGCTCGACGGTCGCCTGACATTGGTGGGTCAAACGCCATCTGAAGCTGAGGTTGGCGAACTCGTGCAGTGGTTGCTGCAACAGAACAAAGAACGAGTGTTTGCAACAGCTTCTTTGTCTCAGTTGTATCCCCAAGCGAAGCAATTCAAAGAGCGAGCTAGCGGTGTTTTAGCAATCTCAATCTTGCTATGCTACGCCAAACAAAAGTCATACCATATCCTTTGGTTCCGACCCGAACAAATTCAAACCATAAACTGGGCCGGTAATCCACAGGATGCTGTGTCGATCGACGAAATTGGAAAAATGCACCTGTGTCCCCGCAAATCCTTTGAACTGTGGCAAGAGACAGTGCGGGAGATGTCTTATCCGTGGCAGATTGCAGAGTTAGAAGCTGCTGCCGAAATGAGACATATCCTCATGCTGTCGGTGTTAGAATTTTCGCAAGCTGCCCTAGAACACGCTGCAGAAAGGGCAGCTATAGCCAACCGTGCCAAAAGCCAGTTCCTTGCCAACATGAGCCACGAGCTCAGAACGCCACTCAACGCGATTCTGGGATTTACCCAGCTTATGAACCGCAGCCCCTATATCCCAGAAGAATTTCAAGAGCATTTAGGGATCATTACCCGTAGTGGAGAACACCTGCTGACATTGATCGACGATGTTTTGCAAATGTCTAGGATTGAAGCAGGGCAATTGGTACTGAGTAAAAGCTGTTTTAATCTGCATCGACTGCTAGGTTCTATTAATGAGATGTTCACCATCAAAGCGCCTGAGAAAGGGTTACATCTGAGCAGCGAGTGGGATGCTACTGTCCCCCGTTATGTCTGTGGGGATCAAGCAAAACTTCGCCAAATCTTGATTAATCTGCTGGGGAATGCGCTCAAATTTACAACAACAGGAAGCATAGCCCTGCGCGGACGAGCTTTTTCATCAGATGATATGCCATCCGGCACAATTCGCGATCGCGCCACTAATCCACCCGATATTAAACCAACTATTACCCTGTGTCTCGAAGTTGAGGATACCGGGCCTGGCATTTCTCCCTCAGATTTAGAATCAATTTTTGACGCTTTCATGCAAACCAATCGCGGTCGTCACGATCGAGGAACAGGTTTAGGACTGTCTATCAGTCGTGAGTTTGCGCGTCTGATGTCCGGCGATATCACCGTGCGAAGCACCCTGAATCGAGGCTCGACTTTTACCTGCCAAGTCGTTTTGGAACTACCAGAGTCCCTTGATTTAGAGGAACCTGAAATTAGCGATCGGATTATCGGGCTCGCACCCGGGCAAGCTATCTACCGAATTCTAGTAGCAGAAGACGTTCCAGAAAATCGGCAACTGCTGGTGACGCTGCTGGAGTCAGTTGGGTTTGATGTGTGTGCGGTGGAAAATGGGGCAGAGGCGATCGATCGTTGGCAAACATGGCACCCTGACTTGATTTTGATGGACATTCAAATGCCTGTCATGGATGGTTATGAAGCGACGAGACAGATTCGATCGCAAGAGTCATTAGTCATTAGTCACGAGTCATCAGCAGATAACTCAGGGCAAATGTCACAGGACAACAGACAAATTACACGCATCATTGCCCTCACTGCCTATGCTTTTGAAGACGATCGTATCGCCAGCCTGCAAGTCGGTTGCGATGACTACATTGCCAAGCCGTTTACTGAAGACACACTTTTCGACAAAATAGCTCATCACTTGGGCGTCCGCTACTGCTACGCCGAAAAATTTGGGCCAGACTCATCAGCTTCGCCACCAAAGATATTTACTCCAGACTTGAAAACTATGCCCGCCAAGTGGATTGCAGAAGTTCATGAAGCAGCACTCGATCTTAGTGATAATAAGCTTTATGAACTTATCGCTCAAATTCCCAAGGAGAAACAAGATTTCATCGCGGCGATGACATCTCTGGTCGATAACTTTCAGCTTGAAGCGATCGCAACTCTCACCCAGATTTAG
- a CDS encoding macro domain-containing protein, producing MQIVLAALDDDLVRAWESTCGNIENVKIHHGSIFDVKCDAIVSPGNSFGFMDDGLDLEISEYFGRQIIERLQKLIQARHHGELLVGRAEIVDTDHAEIPYLIAAPIMRVPTVLRETVNVYLATRAILTLVKFGSVPDGTPVKHIIETIAIPGMGTGMGKVPPHICANQMKVALEDILLSQYEFPQSLLHAQRCHHLLYTDESEDLHWEN from the coding sequence ATGCAAATTGTGCTGGCTGCCTTAGACGATGATTTAGTTAGAGCGTGGGAAAGCACTTGCGGCAATATAGAAAATGTAAAAATACATCACGGTTCAATATTTGATGTGAAATGCGATGCTATTGTTAGTCCGGGGAATAGTTTTGGTTTCATGGACGACGGCTTAGATTTAGAAATTTCGGAATATTTTGGACGACAGATTATTGAACGCTTGCAAAAACTAATTCAGGCTCGACATCACGGGGAACTATTAGTAGGAAGGGCAGAAATTGTAGACACCGATCATGCTGAAATTCCCTATTTAATAGCTGCACCAATTATGCGCGTTCCCACAGTTTTAAGAGAAACAGTAAATGTTTATCTAGCAACCCGCGCTATTTTGACTCTCGTAAAATTTGGCTCAGTCCCAGATGGAACGCCAGTCAAACATATAATTGAAACAATCGCTATTCCCGGCATGGGTACGGGCATGGGCAAAGTGCCTCCACATATCTGCGCCAATCAAATGAAAGTTGCGCTAGAAGATATCCTCTTATCTCAGTACGAATTTCCTCAATCTTTACTGCACGCTCAAAGATGTCACCACTTGTTATATACGGACGAAAGCGAAGATTTGCATTGGGAAAATTGA
- a CDS encoding ribbon-helix-helix domain-containing protein: MYEVNSQLPNLPAKNLKRVTSYVPPNAYNVLEDWAKQEDRTVSNLVSRIVSEAVDAYLAKKTTEDEPSSN; encoded by the coding sequence ATGTATGAAGTAAATTCCCAGTTGCCTAACTTGCCAGCAAAAAACCTAAAACGAGTCACCAGCTACGTTCCTCCAAACGCCTACAACGTCTTGGAAGATTGGGCCAAGCAAGAAGACCGGACAGTCAGCAATCTCGTAAGTCGGATTGTCTCTGAAGCTGTAGATGCTTACTTGGCTAAAAAGACTACAGAAGATGAACCCAGCAGCAATTAA
- a CDS encoding RNA-guided endonuclease InsQ/TnpB family protein, producing MLVFEFKAYGKKQQYHKLDEAIRTGQFIRNKCLRYWMDNRGVGRKELYKYCTQLRAEFGFVKDLYSHACQAAVENAQRAIARFFDNCKNKKPGKKGYPQFKKNSRSLEYKVGGWKLSSCRKRINFTDKKGIGMLKLKGSRDLHFYQIEQIKRVRIVRRSDGYYVQFCVDAPRSALKDCKSSNPAVGIDVGIKYFLADSEGGIVENPKFYRKSEKQLNRANRKKSKKFKKGKPQSNNYKKAKNRYARKHLRVSRQREEFVKRVALRYVQSNDLVAYEYLNVQGMVKNRKLSKSISDAAWSKFRTWLDYFGSVYGTKTVAVSPHNTSQNCSNCGLKVSKSLSTRTHICPHCGYSADRDTNAAINILKRAQNTAGHAEINAWGEMPSSLVGETLLGYGNSLNQESPSL from the coding sequence ATGCTAGTTTTTGAGTTCAAAGCCTACGGGAAAAAGCAACAATACCACAAGCTCGATGAAGCTATTCGCACGGGGCAATTTATTCGGAATAAATGCCTGCGGTACTGGATGGACAATCGCGGTGTCGGCAGAAAAGAACTGTATAAATATTGCACTCAATTGCGAGCAGAGTTTGGCTTTGTCAAAGACTTGTACAGTCATGCTTGTCAAGCTGCTGTTGAAAATGCCCAACGCGCGATCGCTCGGTTTTTCGACAACTGTAAAAACAAAAAGCCGGGTAAAAAGGGCTATCCGCAGTTCAAGAAAAACAGTCGCTCGCTCGAGTACAAGGTGGGTGGCTGGAAACTTTCATCATGCCGGAAACGCATTAACTTTACTGATAAGAAAGGTATCGGGATGCTGAAATTAAAAGGCAGTCGAGACTTGCATTTTTATCAGATAGAGCAAATTAAAAGGGTACGGATTGTCCGACGTAGTGATGGGTATTACGTGCAATTCTGTGTCGATGCTCCTCGGAGCGCTCTCAAAGATTGTAAGTCATCCAATCCTGCGGTAGGAATTGATGTCGGAATTAAATACTTTTTGGCTGATAGTGAGGGAGGGATAGTCGAAAATCCTAAATTTTATCGCAAATCAGAAAAGCAATTAAACCGCGCCAACCGGAAAAAGTCCAAAAAGTTCAAAAAGGGTAAACCGCAATCTAATAACTACAAGAAGGCAAAAAATCGGTATGCTCGGAAACATCTAAGAGTAAGTAGGCAGCGAGAAGAGTTTGTCAAGAGAGTGGCACTCCGTTACGTCCAATCTAACGATTTGGTCGCCTATGAATACTTAAATGTTCAGGGCATGGTAAAGAACCGAAAACTGTCTAAGTCGATTAGTGATGCCGCTTGGTCTAAGTTTCGGACGTGGTTGGATTATTTTGGGAGCGTCTACGGAACAAAAACCGTAGCTGTATCGCCCCACAATACCAGTCAGAATTGCTCGAATTGTGGCCTAAAAGTCAGTAAGTCTCTATCAACTAGAACGCACATTTGTCCGCATTGCGGGTATTCGGCAGATCGAGACACCAACGCAGCAATTAACATCTTGAAACGCGCCCAAAATACGGCGGGGCACGCCGAAATTAACGCTTGGGGAGAGATGCCCTCTAGTTTAGTTGGGGAAACCCTGCTAGGTTATGGCAACTCATTGAACCAAGAATCCCCGTCCTTATAG
- the vapC gene encoding type II toxin-antitoxin system VapC family toxin: MFLIDTSVWISVFRDRTGVVRQSLEAIINDESIFLNRFTQMELLQGCRDDREWTLLETYLQEQDYIESTPNTWVAAARIYYDLQRQGLTVRSSIDCCIAQLAIEHQLILVHNDRDFETIQRVRSLNCLRFRHEN; this comes from the coding sequence ATGTTTCTGATTGATACCTCAGTCTGGATCAGCGTTTTCCGCGACAGGACAGGTGTAGTACGCCAATCCCTGGAAGCAATAATTAATGATGAAAGTATTTTTTTGAACCGATTTACTCAGATGGAGCTTTTGCAAGGTTGCCGAGACGATCGCGAGTGGACACTATTAGAAACTTATCTTCAAGAACAAGACTACATCGAGTCTACGCCTAATACTTGGGTAGCGGCTGCTCGGATTTATTACGATTTGCAACGACAGGGGTTAACGGTTAGAAGTAGTATCGACTGCTGCATTGCCCAACTTGCGATCGAACACCAACTTATTTTAGTTCATAACGATCGCGATTTTGAAACAATTCAGAGAGTGCGATCGCTCAATTGCTTGCGCTTCCGGCATGAAAATTAA
- a CDS encoding GGDEF domain-containing response regulator: MTALFKLAAHTNILIVDDTPDNLRLLAKILESQGYIVRKALNGRMALQGVHRDPPSLILLDINMPEMNGYEVCQKLKASEASAQIPVIFISALERLENKVRAFELGGVDYITKPFQEQEVLMRVKNQLLIQQQRQQLLEQNQRLEHEIQERLRAEAEVRQLSVTDELTGLYNRRGFFLLAEQQLKIARRTQTSYFILFADLDGLKNINDTLGHEMGDRVIVDAAQILKQTFREADIVARLGGDEFALFIPNFSGDSSTNFHARLQENIDRFNQQSERAYLSISLGVQFGDLNNEVLLEQLLAKADKLMYEHKHTKRCLNPQPFF, translated from the coding sequence ATGACAGCTTTATTCAAACTTGCGGCCCACACGAATATTCTCATCGTCGATGATACCCCAGACAATCTGCGCTTGTTAGCCAAAATTCTAGAGTCACAGGGCTATATTGTGCGTAAAGCCCTCAACGGCAGAATGGCACTCCAAGGTGTTCATCGCGACCCACCGAGTCTGATTTTACTTGACATCAATATGCCGGAGATGAATGGGTACGAAGTCTGCCAAAAGTTAAAAGCATCGGAAGCGAGTGCTCAGATACCGGTTATTTTTATCAGTGCGCTCGAACGACTGGAAAACAAGGTTCGAGCCTTTGAACTGGGTGGTGTAGACTATATTACTAAACCCTTTCAAGAGCAGGAAGTGCTGATGCGAGTAAAAAATCAATTACTCATCCAACAGCAACGCCAACAACTGCTCGAACAAAATCAACGTTTAGAACACGAAATCCAGGAACGTCTGAGGGCAGAAGCAGAAGTAAGGCAGCTATCCGTGACCGATGAATTAACTGGATTATATAACCGACGGGGCTTCTTTTTACTAGCAGAGCAACAACTAAAAATTGCGAGGCGCACGCAAACATCCTATTTTATTTTGTTCGCTGACTTAGATGGTTTGAAAAATATTAACGACACTTTAGGACACGAAATGGGAGACAGAGTAATCGTTGATGCAGCTCAAATATTGAAGCAAACGTTTCGTGAGGCGGATATTGTAGCTCGACTGGGAGGAGATGAATTTGCTTTATTTATTCCTAACTTTTCGGGTGATTCATCTACTAATTTCCATGCTCGGCTGCAAGAAAATATAGATCGCTTTAATCAACAGTCCGAGCGAGCTTATCTATCAATAAGTCTTGGTGTGCAGTTTGGGGATTTAAATAATGAAGTTTTATTAGAACAATTGCTGGCAAAGGCTGACAAACTCATGTACGAGCATAAACACACCAAACGCTGTTTAAATCCTCAACCGTTCTTTTGA
- the vap15 gene encoding type II toxin-antitoxin system VapB15 family antitoxin, with translation MTLANYQLSLNFEQILALVKQLPYPEKLQLSQELEKEVLNSKLTALLESFRTDELSVETITQEVEAVRSEIHARKTNH, from the coding sequence ATGACTCTAGCCAACTATCAACTTTCCCTAAACTTTGAGCAAATTTTAGCTCTAGTCAAACAACTGCCATATCCCGAAAAATTGCAGTTAAGTCAAGAGCTGGAAAAAGAAGTATTAAACAGTAAATTAACAGCTCTTTTGGAGTCATTTAGAACCGATGAGCTTTCTGTAGAAACTATCACCCAAGAAGTCGAAGCAGTCCGAAGCGAAATTCATGCCAGAAAAACCAACCATTAA
- a CDS encoding type II toxin-antitoxin system VapB family antitoxin, whose amino-acid sequence MTTTVELNEELVKEAFRLTNFKTEKELIDFALQELIRTRKKRNLLDLSGQIQFSTDYDYKALRENRNVSD is encoded by the coding sequence ATGACAACCACCGTTGAACTTAACGAAGAATTGGTTAAAGAAGCCTTTCGCTTAACCAATTTCAAAACAGAAAAAGAATTGATTGACTTTGCTTTGCAAGAATTAATTCGCACCCGTAAAAAGCGAAATTTACTCGATTTAAGCGGACAAATTCAATTTTCGACCGACTACGACTACAAAGCTTTGCGGGAAAACCGAAATGTTTCTGATTGA